DNA sequence from the Odontesthes bonariensis isolate fOdoBon6 chromosome 18, fOdoBon6.hap1, whole genome shotgun sequence genome:
AATTAATGTTCAAGTGGAAGATGAAGCCAACATAAAAAAGGTTCTTGCTCTTTGGATATAAAGACTAGCAAGAGCTCAGTGCTCCATCAAACAGTTTGATACAGTGATCTACGTCCAGAGGGAAGGTGCAGTGCAACTTCGACAGGTTAACCCTCAATGAGTGGAATGGGACATTGAGAGACAGCTCAAAAGCTATGGATCTCTTTCAGATGAATGAAGGAAGGGGGCGGCACTGTCTTGCACTGTAGTGTCAATGCTTTGTCCAAGGCCTGATGATGAAGAGCTGCCATGAGAGAAAAGAGATCCAAGGTTTAACccatcattaaaaaataaataaataaaatcccaAAGCGTGCAAAAATTCAAGCCCAGTAACCTACCTTTCACAGTCCGAGTCACAAGACAACTTGTCCTCTACACGACCGATGCACCCACTGCTGGAACGCTGAATGGCTTCAGCCACTGTGTACCTAGTCTTACCAAGAACACACTTCTCAATTTTTGCAATGGTGAGGGCTGATTGAAGGAACAGATGGAGTCGACTATCTGATAATAAAATGGGAGTATAAAGAACACTGGAGAAGAAAGGACATTAAAATTAGGCCATTTCTTTCAATGATGTATACAACAGCTGATATgtgacatttaattttttttttatccactttCACTTCAAAGAAACTCACTTTTCTAAGAATTCTTGCAAGCCTTTCATCCTCTGGTTGACGTGCACTTTGTTCTTCAGACTGAAAAAGGGGTTCCAGGGTTGCAACTTGGGCAATTCTCTATGAACAGTGACAATATCAATTGCATGCTTtccataaaacaaaaacaacaaccaacACATGTCAAAACAAATACAGATCTAAGTATTTAGGCTTATACATACATGATCAGGGCGTTCCGCTCCAGACATTGACGCAACCAAACAAACTCACTGTAACGCCGCCTCACACAGGAGGTCTTCTTTCGGAAACACATGCTATTGGTCTGCAAGAGATATTAGAATTATACAATGGCCAAAAtaaatcacctttttttttttttacactacaAGACTTACATGTAGACAGATCTCGTAGTCTACGTGTGTGCGCCAGTGGTCCTCTTTGTGGAGCTTTGGATCTTGAACAGAAATGCTTATGAACTCctgcaaaatccaaaaacagGGATCTATAAGCCAATTGG
Encoded proteins:
- the snx10a gene encoding sorting nexin-10A is translated as MHSFVLQKFVSIMEGIPNLSKNEFISISVQDPKLHKEDHWRTHVDYEICLHTNSMCFRKKTSCVRRRYSEFVWLRQCLERNALIIELPKLQPWNPFFSLKNKVHVNQRMKGLQEFLENVLYTPILLSDSRLHLFLQSALTIAKIEKCVLGKTRYTVAEAIQRSSSGCIGRVEDKLSCDSDCESSSSSGLGQSIDTTVQDSAAPFLHSSERDP